The following proteins are co-located in the Fusobacteria bacterium ZRK30 genome:
- a CDS encoding ABC transporter ATP-binding protein, whose amino-acid sequence MLKIKNLSYEIEEKNLIENISFHVEKGKFIGIVGPNGSGKSTLLKNIYRTLKGEGKIDLKGRCLKVISSKELAKDMAVVSQHGGSEFDFSVCEMVTMGRYPHKSFLGSYNGEDRKIVNGAIEKLGLKEYRDRAFLSLSGGERQRALIARALAQEADIIILDEPTNHLDIRYQLQIMAILKSLSITVVAAVHDMNIASLYCDEIIALKDGKLWDKGSAEEVFSREFFREVFNVETEISRNISTQKLSITYLPTEILY is encoded by the coding sequence ATGTTAAAGATAAAGAATTTATCCTATGAAATAGAGGAGAAGAATCTAATAGAAAATATATCCTTTCATGTAGAAAAGGGGAAATTTATAGGAATAGTAGGGCCTAATGGCAGCGGTAAATCGACACTTTTGAAAAATATCTATAGAACTCTAAAGGGAGAAGGAAAGATAGACTTAAAAGGCAGATGCCTTAAGGTGATTAGTTCTAAGGAATTAGCAAAGGATATGGCAGTAGTATCCCAGCATGGAGGAAGTGAATTTGATTTTAGCGTATGTGAGATGGTAACCATGGGAAGATATCCACACAAAAGTTTTTTGGGGTCTTATAATGGAGAGGATAGAAAGATTGTAAATGGGGCAATTGAAAAACTGGGACTGAAAGAATATCGGGATAGAGCTTTTTTAAGTCTTTCAGGAGGAGAACGCCAAAGAGCCTTAATTGCAAGGGCTTTAGCCCAGGAAGCAGATATTATAATATTGGATGAACCAACCAATCATTTAGATATAAGATATCAACTTCAGATAATGGCAATATTAAAATCACTATCGATCACAGTAGTTGCGGCGGTACATGATATGAATATAGCCTCTCTTTATTGTGATGAAATAATAGCTTTAAAAGATGGAAAACTTTGGGATAAAGGAAGTGCAGAAGAGGTTTTTTCAAGAGAATTTTTTAGAGAGGTATTTAATGTAGAGACAGAAATCTCAAGAAATATATCCACTCAGAAACTATCTATCACTTATCTTCCAACTGAGATACTTTATTAA
- a CDS encoding iron ABC transporter permease: protein MKKKIFIYTLVLIMVFTLAVNLGAVDIPFTTVWKVALNKTSNFEIFTRNWSKGMEVIIWKIRFPRAILGFITGGALALVGVFMQAVTKNPLSDPYILGISSGSAAGAITAMFFNLGGFSVEGGAFLGAFLATVIVIRLTRGDYSSGRLVLTGIAVSAVFSSLINLLIYWVKNDSKVRNAMFWMTGSLGGAQWNKLLFPGIILILAVIIGLCLSKELDLLLLGEEEARILGIETEKLKLFLIILSSLLTSSVVALTGTIGFVGMIIPHITRRVTGASHRKLIPLSVIFGGIFIMGADTVSRIIFIPEELPIGILTSALGGPFFLWIIKRGYNFGGKRC from the coding sequence ATGAAAAAAAAGATCTTTATATATACTCTTGTATTAATAATGGTATTTACTTTAGCAGTAAACTTAGGTGCAGTAGACATACCATTTACCACTGTATGGAAGGTCGCACTGAATAAAACCAGTAACTTTGAAATCTTTACAAGGAACTGGAGTAAGGGGATGGAAGTTATTATATGGAAGATCAGGTTTCCCAGAGCGATATTGGGATTTATAACCGGAGGAGCCCTTGCATTAGTAGGAGTTTTTATGCAGGCAGTAACAAAGAATCCCTTGTCGGATCCCTATATATTAGGTATTTCAAGTGGTTCAGCAGCAGGAGCAATTACAGCGATGTTTTTTAATCTAGGTGGATTTTCGGTGGAGGGCGGAGCGTTTTTAGGAGCATTTTTAGCGACTGTTATAGTGATCCGTCTAACAAGGGGTGATTATTCATCAGGAAGATTAGTTCTCACAGGGATAGCTGTATCAGCGGTATTTTCATCACTGATAAATTTACTTATTTATTGGGTAAAAAATGATTCTAAAGTTAGAAATGCTATGTTTTGGATGACTGGAAGTTTAGGAGGAGCTCAGTGGAATAAACTATTATTTCCTGGAATTATCCTGATTTTAGCTGTGATAATAGGGCTTTGTCTCTCCAAAGAATTAGATCTTCTCTTATTAGGAGAGGAAGAGGCACGGATTTTGGGGATAGAAACAGAAAAACTGAAGTTATTTTTAATTATCCTATCTTCACTTTTGACAAGCTCAGTAGTGGCTTTAACGGGAACTATTGGATTTGTCGGAATGATTATCCCTCATATAACAAGAAGGGTAACAGGAGCTTCTCATAGGAAATTAATACCTTTAAGTGTTATTTTTGGTGGAATATTTATCATGGGAGCAGACACAGTTTCAAGGATTATTTTTATCCCGGAGGAACTGCCTATTGGAATTCTTACTTCAGCTCTAGGTGGACCATTTTTTCTATGGATAATAAAAAGAGGATATAATTTTGGAGGGAAGAGATGTTAA
- a CDS encoding ABC transporter substrate-binding protein, with protein sequence MSIKNIVAGVYLGLSLVSYAYTPVTVNFSDGNKEYEVTFTESPKRAVTTSHFMTEILLSLGLEDKMAGTCWADNEILPELKEDYNKVPILSDRYPSKEVFYSVEPDFVSGWHSSLNPKRLAGVEELMENGVSPYIISSLEKGAKVEDVYEDYITLGKIFDVEDRAEKIVDSLKKTVEKAKKLKGDKRTIRVFAYDSGKEAPFVVAGSGLGNDIITKAGGENIFENIQGNYATVSWESILEKDPDVVVIVDYGNDEAQEKIKFLKKNEFTKELEAVKENKFVVVSLAEISPGPRIGKAIEHLANGFYKEM encoded by the coding sequence ATGAGTATTAAAAATATCGTTGCAGGAGTATATTTGGGTTTATCTTTGGTATCTTATGCTTATACACCTGTTACTGTAAATTTTAGTGACGGAAATAAAGAATATGAGGTAACTTTTACAGAGTCTCCTAAAAGAGCAGTGACAACATCCCATTTTATGACAGAAATTCTACTTTCATTAGGACTAGAGGACAAGATGGCAGGGACGTGCTGGGCAGATAATGAAATTCTTCCAGAATTAAAAGAGGACTACAATAAAGTACCCATACTTTCTGACAGATATCCATCTAAAGAAGTTTTTTATTCTGTAGAGCCTGATTTTGTAAGTGGATGGCATTCATCATTAAATCCTAAAAGACTTGCAGGGGTAGAAGAACTCATGGAAAACGGGGTAAGTCCATACATAATCTCATCTTTAGAGAAGGGAGCGAAAGTAGAGGATGTTTATGAAGATTATATCACCCTTGGGAAAATATTTGATGTAGAAGACAGAGCTGAAAAAATAGTTGATTCTTTGAAAAAAACTGTAGAAAAAGCTAAAAAATTGAAAGGAGATAAAAGAACAATAAGAGTATTTGCCTATGACTCCGGAAAGGAAGCTCCTTTTGTGGTAGCGGGATCTGGTCTTGGAAATGATATCATCACCAAGGCAGGGGGAGAAAATATATTTGAAAATATTCAGGGGAATTACGCTACAGTAAGCTGGGAAAGTATCTTAGAAAAGGATCCTGATGTAGTAGTAATAGTTGATTATGGCAATGATGAAGCTCAGGAAAAGATCAAATTTTTAAAGAAAAATGAATTTACAAAGGAGCTGGAAGCTGTAAAAGAAAATAAATTTGTTGTTGTATCTTTGGCAGAAATTTCACCGGGGCCAAGGATAGGAAAAGCTATTGAGCACCTGGCTAACGGATTTTATAAGGAGATGTAG
- a CDS encoding sirohydrochlorin cobaltochelatase gives MLFTENKKEKKVRRGILLVHFGTSRKKARENSLETINRRIEKEFRKFEVREAYTSRMVIKKIYKEEGVRKLTPNEAIERMKEEGFTHIIVQATHIINGIEADCMKEEIDRYKLEFEEIKIGSALLTKTKDYMDIADIFNKEYSNKPIVLIGHGTTHHAASAYGMLQYAIQKKGYKNIFVGTVEGYPGLEEVMEDLEINGIKEVTLVPLMVVAGVHAEEDIAGDWKEALEEKEIGTEVSMVGMGERRGVQDLFIDHIDDLIKYEIEDIKKKKEEILKGENNEY, from the coding sequence ATGTTATTTACTGAAAACAAAAAAGAAAAAAAAGTAAGGAGAGGAATTTTATTGGTCCATTTTGGAACCAGTAGAAAAAAAGCAAGAGAAAATTCTTTGGAAACAATTAATAGACGGATAGAAAAAGAGTTTAGAAAGTTTGAGGTTAGAGAAGCCTATACATCGAGGATGGTAATAAAAAAAATATATAAAGAGGAGGGAGTCAGAAAATTAACGCCAAATGAAGCGATAGAAAGGATGAAGGAAGAGGGGTTTACCCATATTATAGTACAGGCAACTCATATAATAAATGGAATTGAGGCTGACTGCATGAAGGAGGAAATAGATAGATATAAACTTGAATTTGAAGAGATTAAAATTGGTTCTGCTCTCTTAACCAAGACAAAAGATTATATGGATATAGCGGATATCTTTAATAAAGAATATTCGAATAAACCAATTGTTTTAATAGGACATGGAACGACCCATCATGCAGCTTCAGCTTATGGAATGCTTCAATATGCCATACAGAAAAAAGGATATAAAAATATATTTGTAGGGACAGTAGAGGGGTACCCGGGGCTGGAAGAAGTTATGGAAGACTTAGAAATTAATGGTATAAAAGAGGTGACTTTAGTTCCTCTGATGGTAGTGGCAGGAGTTCATGCAGAGGAAGATATAGCTGGAGACTGGAAAGAGGCATTGGAAGAAAAAGAAATCGGAACAGAAGTTTCTATGGTAGGTATGGGAGAGAGAAGAGGGGTACAGGATCTTTTTATTGACCATATAGATGATCTTATAAAATATGAAATTGAGGATATAAAGAAAAAGAAAGAGGAGATTTTAAAGGGGGAAAATAATGAGTATTAA
- a CDS encoding M3 family oligoendopeptidase — protein sequence MRVYYDETLKVTKENIEELMKELFEIKIFNVQELEEFILKYSELSIIINEEEAWKYINMTRFANEKKYSDDFNDYYANVFSKYEAESFKLNKKIYENKYFGELPKERYRNYKLILSNEIEMFEEKNIPLQIKEIELSTKYGEINSKMTVEFMNQTYTMAQMKKFLKDSNRKIREDAWKTINKRLEEDHVVLENLFDELKEIRIEMAKNKGYQNYRDYMHDLKGRISYKPEDLYKFHDAVEKIVVPFLKELHQEKKEKLNLKTLKPWDMDVDPDGIILRPFKDIKEFMKKSLNTLGRVKKDYEERLKFMEKSDFLDLENREGKAPGGYNYPLHETGAPFIFMNAVGLHDDMVTLMHESGHAMHSFATSSEPLISYKDTPSEVAELASMSMELISMEAWDEFYTDDTELKKAKLDQLYRTMEILPWVMIVDSFQHWIYLNPNHTSIERDKKFGEIMDRFNTGVDWKELSKEKQMRWLMQLHIFEVPFYYIEYAISQLGAIGIYKNYKKNRETGINKYNKFLKLGYSKPVDEIYKTAGIKFDFSKENLKELVDFIKMELKN from the coding sequence ATGAGGGTATATTATGATGAAACACTGAAGGTAACCAAGGAAAATATAGAAGAATTAATGAAAGAACTGTTTGAAATAAAGATATTTAATGTACAGGAGTTAGAAGAGTTTATATTAAAATATAGTGAGTTATCTATTATAATAAATGAGGAAGAAGCTTGGAAATATATCAATATGACTAGGTTTGCTAATGAGAAAAAATATTCAGATGATTTTAATGATTATTATGCTAATGTATTTTCTAAATACGAGGCTGAATCCTTTAAATTAAATAAAAAAATATATGAAAATAAATATTTTGGAGAATTACCTAAGGAAAGATACAGAAATTATAAACTGATTTTGAGTAATGAGATAGAGATGTTTGAGGAGAAAAATATTCCTTTACAAATAAAAGAGATCGAACTATCTACTAAATATGGGGAGATAAATTCTAAGATGACAGTGGAATTTATGAATCAGACCTATACCATGGCTCAAATGAAGAAATTTTTAAAAGACAGTAACAGGAAAATAAGAGAAGACGCCTGGAAAACGATAAATAAAAGACTGGAAGAAGATCATGTGGTCTTGGAAAACTTATTTGATGAATTAAAAGAAATCAGAATTGAGATGGCTAAAAATAAAGGATATCAAAATTATCGTGACTATATGCATGACTTGAAGGGAAGAATTTCTTATAAACCGGAAGATCTATATAAATTTCATGATGCAGTAGAAAAGATTGTAGTGCCTTTTTTAAAAGAACTTCACCAGGAGAAAAAAGAAAAATTGAATTTAAAGACTTTAAAACCTTGGGATATGGATGTAGATCCAGATGGAATTATTTTGAGGCCTTTTAAAGATATAAAAGAATTTATGAAAAAATCTTTGAATACTCTGGGAAGGGTCAAAAAAGACTATGAGGAAAGATTAAAATTTATGGAAAAATCTGATTTTTTAGATTTAGAAAATCGTGAAGGGAAAGCCCCTGGAGGATATAACTATCCCCTTCATGAAACAGGAGCTCCTTTTATCTTTATGAATGCAGTCGGATTACATGATGACATGGTGACATTGATGCATGAATCGGGTCATGCAATGCACTCATTTGCTACTAGTAGTGAACCTTTGATTTCTTATAAAGATACTCCCAGTGAGGTGGCAGAACTTGCATCTATGAGTATGGAACTTATAAGTATGGAAGCTTGGGATGAGTTTTATACAGATGATACAGAACTAAAAAAGGCTAAATTAGATCAACTTTACAGAACGATGGAAATTTTACCATGGGTAATGATAGTAGATTCATTCCAACATTGGATATATTTAAATCCTAATCATACAAGTATAGAAAGAGATAAAAAATTTGGTGAGATAATGGATAGATTTAATACAGGAGTGGATTGGAAAGAGCTTTCAAAGGAAAAACAAATGAGATGGCTTATGCAGCTTCATATATTTGAAGTGCCCTTTTATTATATAGAATATGCAATAAGTCAGTTAGGAGCTATAGGGATTTATAAAAATTATAAGAAAAATAGAGAGACAGGAATCAATAAATATAATAAGTTTTTAAAATTAGGATATTCTAAGCCAGTAGATGAAATATATAAAACGGCAGGGATAAAATTTGATTTTTCGAAAGAAAATTTAAAAGAATTAGTTGATTTTATAAAAATGGAATTAAAAAACTAA
- a CDS encoding CooT family nickel-binding protein: MKLFFKNLNETKVVMENMVSFKKENGAFIVKNFKGKEKVIAGKVIEMTNSKLVIEGNAVRETYRLAPLNF, encoded by the coding sequence ATGAAATTATTTTTTAAAAATTTAAATGAGACAAAGGTAGTTATGGAAAATATGGTTTCTTTCAAAAAAGAAAATGGAGCATTTATTGTAAAAAACTTCAAAGGTAAGGAAAAAGTAATAGCAGGAAAAGTAATAGAGATGACAAACTCAAAATTAGTGATTGAAGGTAATGCAGTTAGAGAAACATATAGATTAGCACCACTTAATTTCTAG
- the amrB gene encoding AmmeMemoRadiSam system protein B encodes MKKREEFVKGKFYPSKREEIEEMIEFFLRIESPKKIDCEVLGGIVPHAGYEFSGSSAVHFFNTLKGKDIETVIIVNPSHTGYGEAISLDTNEIWGSPMGDLEIDLDFEKELDLSYSEDAHKYEHSGEVMLPFLKYFIESKFKIVPITMKIQSYKNAKYLAEKIYETAKKQRKKILVIASSDFSHYVKKELGYKLDQLAIDRIMELNSQGVEETVEEYNLSICGYGPIMTLLEYSKLVAEDPKIEILRRGNSGENYPMEEVVDYITFLVYK; translated from the coding sequence ATGAAAAAGAGGGAGGAGTTTGTAAAGGGTAAGTTTTATCCTTCTAAAAGAGAAGAAATTGAAGAGATGATTGAATTTTTTTTAAGGATAGAATCGCCTAAAAAAATAGATTGTGAGGTCTTAGGAGGAATAGTTCCCCATGCAGGTTATGAATTTTCAGGGTCATCTGCAGTTCATTTTTTTAATACCTTAAAGGGGAAAGACATTGAGACTGTAATTATAGTAAATCCCAGTCATACAGGTTATGGAGAGGCTATAAGTTTAGATACAAATGAAATCTGGGGTTCTCCCATGGGTGACCTGGAGATAGACCTTGATTTTGAAAAAGAATTGGATCTGTCATATTCGGAAGATGCACATAAATATGAACATTCTGGAGAGGTCATGCTGCCATTTTTAAAATACTTTATAGAGAGTAAATTTAAAATAGTTCCTATAACAATGAAGATCCAAAGTTATAAAAATGCGAAATATCTGGCCGAAAAAATATATGAAACTGCTAAAAAACAAAGAAAAAAAATTCTGGTAATAGCCTCTTCTGACTTTTCCCACTATGTAAAAAAAGAATTGGGATATAAATTAGATCAGTTAGCTATAGACAGGATAATGGAACTGAATAGTCAGGGGGTGGAAGAGACAGTAGAGGAATATAATTTAAGTATATGCGGATATGGGCCTATTATGACCCTTTTAGAGTATAGTAAGCTGGTGGCAGAGGATCCTAAAATAGAAATTTTGAGGAGGGGAAATTCAGGGGAAAATTATCCTATGGAGGAAGTTGTAGATTATATAACTTTTTTAGTTTATAAATAA
- the amrS gene encoding AmmeMemoRadiSam system radical SAM enzyme encodes MEEALFYKRLKEKKIGCELCPHRCIVEEGHVGRCGVRQNVRGTLMTKNYGIISALNIDPIEKKPFYHFYPGEEVLSIGSIGCNMNCAYCQNYEIAKEFKGIPTKEYTYEDILRNFKGFGVAFTYNEPTVWYEFMLDVAKLAKCCSKKTMMITNGFIEREPLLELTPYIDGFSVDLKGFTQEIYSKLGGTLEGVKDTLKVIVGRKKHLEIEFLLVPELNDDREAFLKMVKWIREELGSNIVLHINGYYPSYKLKTPATEKKLLLEFHEVAKKYLNYVYIGNAGIDLDTVCSCGNLLIRRNGWNIEIVGLSEDGRCKKCREKVVEIGGCYEKEGGVCKG; translated from the coding sequence ATGGAAGAAGCTTTGTTTTATAAGAGGTTAAAAGAGAAAAAAATAGGCTGCGAACTATGCCCTCATAGATGTATTGTAGAGGAGGGGCATGTGGGCAGGTGCGGGGTAAGACAGAACGTAAGGGGAACCCTGATGACTAAAAATTATGGGATAATTTCGGCTCTCAATATAGATCCTATTGAAAAAAAACCGTTTTATCATTTCTATCCGGGAGAAGAGGTTTTATCCATTGGAAGTATAGGGTGTAATATGAATTGTGCTTATTGTCAAAATTATGAAATAGCCAAGGAATTTAAAGGAATACCAACTAAGGAATATACCTATGAGGATATATTAAGAAACTTTAAAGGATTTGGAGTGGCTTTTACTTATAACGAGCCTACTGTTTGGTACGAGTTTATGCTGGATGTGGCAAAATTAGCTAAATGCTGTTCTAAAAAAACTATGATGATAACCAATGGATTTATAGAGAGGGAACCTTTGCTGGAGTTAACTCCATATATAGATGGATTCAGTGTAGATTTAAAAGGATTTACACAAGAAATCTATTCTAAATTAGGTGGAACTTTAGAAGGGGTTAAAGACACCTTAAAAGTAATAGTAGGGAGGAAGAAACATTTAGAGATAGAGTTTTTATTGGTTCCTGAATTAAATGATGACAGGGAGGCATTTCTAAAGATGGTTAAGTGGATAAGGGAAGAATTGGGATCAAATATTGTTTTACATATAAATGGATATTATCCTAGTTATAAGCTGAAAACTCCAGCGACAGAAAAAAAACTTCTTTTAGAATTTCATGAGGTAGCTAAAAAATACTTGAACTATGTGTATATAGGGAATGCAGGGATAGACTTAGATACAGTCTGCAGTTGTGGAAACCTATTGATTCGAAGGAATGGCTGGAATATAGAGATAGTAGGGTTAAGTGAAGATGGTCGATGTAAAAAATGTAGAGAAAAGGTAGTGGAGATAGGAGGCTGTTATGAAAAAGAGGGAGGAGTTTGTAAAGGGTAA
- the amrA gene encoding AmmeMemoRadiSam system protein A, translated as MYKPRSIYVKVALETITAKLGLGGESEMEEDKYKEMQELMEKKPCFVTLYKEGALRGCIGTMIPYRENLLEEIRGNAISAAFNDPRFEPLKKDELERIEISVDVLSPMEDVEDIKELDPKKYGILISDGRSQGVLLPDLEGVDSVEQQIEIALNKAGITRNPGLVIKKFTVKRYR; from the coding sequence ATGTATAAACCTAGAAGTATATATGTAAAAGTGGCTTTAGAAACTATCACAGCCAAATTAGGTTTAGGTGGAGAAAGTGAGATGGAAGAAGATAAATATAAGGAGATGCAGGAATTGATGGAAAAAAAACCATGTTTTGTCACTTTGTACAAGGAAGGTGCCCTGAGGGGATGTATAGGAACTATGATACCATACCGAGAAAATTTATTAGAGGAGATAAGAGGAAATGCCATCTCAGCGGCCTTCAACGACCCTAGATTTGAACCATTAAAAAAAGATGAGTTAGAAAGGATAGAAATTTCTGTAGATGTCCTTTCTCCTATGGAGGACGTAGAGGATATAAAAGAATTAGATCCTAAAAAATATGGGATATTAATAAGTGATGGAAGGTCTCAAGGGGTACTTTTACCGGATTTAGAGGGGGTTGATAGTGTGGAGCAGCAGATAGAGATAGCTCTTAATAAAGCCGGAATAACTCGTAACCCCGGATTGGTTATAAAAAAATTTACTGTGAAAAGGTATAGGTGA
- a CDS encoding 3-aminobutyryl-CoA ammonia lyase, with amino-acid sequence MIRLRMSTHDAHYGGNLVDGARMLGLFGDVATELLIRQDGDEGLFKAYDNVEFMAPVYAGDFIEAVGYIEKVGNTSRRMVFEARKVIIPRVDISDSACEVLEEPIVVCRATGTCVTPKDKQRN; translated from the coding sequence ATGATTAGATTGAGGATGAGTACCCACGATGCTCATTATGGGGGTAACTTAGTAGATGGTGCTAGAATGCTAGGCTTATTTGGAGATGTCGCTACCGAGCTCCTCATCAGACAAGATGGAGACGAGGGATTATTTAAAGCCTATGACAACGTTGAATTTATGGCTCCAGTATATGCAGGGGATTTTATCGAAGCTGTAGGTTATATAGAAAAAGTTGGAAACACATCCAGAAGGATGGTTTTTGAAGCTAGAAAGGTTATCATTCCTAGAGTTGACATCAGTGATTCTGCTTGTGAAGTCTTAGAAGAGCCAATTGTTGTTTGTAGAGCTACTGGAACTTGTGTAACACCTAAAGATAAACAAAGAAATTAG
- a CDS encoding 3-keto-5-aminohexanoate cleavage protein yields the protein MEKLIITAAICGAEVTKEHNPNVPYTVEEIVEQAYGAYIEGASIIHLHVREDDGTPTQSKERFKLCIDAIKEKCPDVIVQPSTGGAVGMTNAERLQPTELYPEMATLDCGTLNFGGDEVFTNTENTIKEFGEKMIERGVKPELECFDKSMIEMAVRLNKKGFIKSPMHFSFVMGVNGGIGGELRDFLFLRDSLPCGSTYSVAGLGRFEFSLATAAIISGGHVRVGFEDNIYLEKGVLAESNGVLVAKVVRIAKELGRQIATPAEARVILGL from the coding sequence ATGGAAAAGTTAATCATAACAGCTGCCATATGTGGAGCGGAAGTTACTAAGGAACACAACCCTAACGTTCCTTATACTGTAGAAGAGATTGTAGAGCAAGCATATGGAGCATATATAGAGGGAGCCAGTATCATCCATCTTCATGTGAGAGAAGATGACGGTACTCCTACTCAGTCTAAGGAAAGATTTAAACTGTGTATAGACGCTATCAAAGAAAAATGTCCAGACGTTATAGTCCAGCCATCTACCGGCGGAGCTGTAGGGATGACCAATGCAGAGAGATTACAGCCTACAGAATTATATCCTGAGATGGCAACATTAGATTGCGGTACTTTAAATTTCGGCGGAGATGAAGTTTTTACTAATACAGAAAATACCATCAAAGAATTTGGTGAAAAGATGATAGAAAGAGGTGTCAAACCTGAATTGGAATGTTTTGACAAATCTATGATTGAGATGGCTGTAAGATTAAATAAAAAAGGATTCATCAAATCTCCTATGCACTTTAGTTTTGTAATGGGAGTTAATGGAGGGATCGGAGGAGAGTTAAGAGACTTCTTATTTTTAAGAGACAGCTTACCTTGCGGTTCTACCTATTCAGTTGCCGGTCTTGGAAGATTTGAGTTTTCATTGGCTACAGCAGCTATCATAAGCGGCGGTCATGTAAGAGTTGGTTTTGAAGATAACATCTATTTAGAAAAAGGTGTCTTAGCTGAGTCTAATGGTGTCTTAGTAGCCAAAGTAGTAAGGATTGCCAAGGAGCTGGGAAGACAAATAGCTACACCAGCAGAAGCAAGAGTTATATTAGGATTATAA
- a CDS encoding L-erythro-3,5-diaminohexanoate dehydrogenase yields MIKGCPFGTHRVIEPMGTMPQAAVKIDNTMKIKNNELLLDVMTLNIDSASFTQIKDACNKDIDKMTTMINEIVGERGKMQNPVTGSGGMLIGVVKEIGSDFPDKSLKVGDKLATLVSLSLTPLKIDKINNVNVSNDQVDIDGQAILFETGIYSVLPTDIPEKLALAALDVAGAPAQVERLVKEGDTVCIIGGGGKSGVLCAYQAMVNAGDSGKVIVIEYSEENAKRILDMNLAHHVIIADATKPVEVYEKVKEITGEDVCDVVINNVNVANTEMSSILITKDDGVVYFFSMATSFTKAALGAEGVGKDVQMIVGNGYAKGHADLTLGIIRESKTIRNLFEKLYV; encoded by the coding sequence ATGATAAAAGGATGTCCATTTGGAACACACAGAGTAATAGAACCTATGGGAACTATGCCACAGGCTGCAGTAAAAATCGACAATACAATGAAGATTAAAAATAACGAGTTATTACTCGATGTAATGACATTAAATATTGATTCAGCTTCATTTACACAAATAAAAGATGCGTGCAATAAAGATATAGATAAGATGACTACTATGATCAATGAGATTGTAGGAGAGAGAGGAAAGATGCAAAACCCGGTAACTGGATCTGGAGGAATGCTTATCGGTGTTGTTAAGGAGATCGGTTCTGATTTTCCTGATAAAAGTTTAAAAGTAGGGGATAAATTAGCTACCTTAGTTTCATTGTCCCTTACGCCATTAAAGATCGATAAGATTAATAATGTAAATGTATCCAATGACCAGGTTGATATAGACGGACAGGCTATTTTATTTGAAACTGGTATCTATTCTGTTTTACCTACAGATATCCCTGAAAAATTAGCTTTAGCTGCATTGGATGTAGCTGGTGCTCCTGCACAGGTAGAGAGATTAGTTAAAGAAGGTGACACTGTTTGTATTATCGGCGGAGGTGGAAAATCTGGTGTTTTATGTGCTTATCAAGCCATGGTAAATGCCGGAGATTCTGGTAAAGTTATCGTAATCGAATACAGTGAAGAAAATGCAAAGAGAATCTTGGATATGAATTTAGCTCACCATGTAATTATTGCAGATGCTACTAAACCTGTTGAAGTATATGAAAAAGTAAAGGAGATTACAGGAGAAGACGTATGTGACGTAGTTATTAATAATGTAAATGTAGCTAATACAGAGATGTCATCTATCCTTATTACAAAGGACGATGGGGTAGTTTATTTCTTCTCTATGGCAACATCATTTACAAAAGCAGCTTTAGGAGCTGAAGGTGTAGGAAAAGACGTTCAAATGATCGTAGGAAATGGATATGCCAAGGGGCATGCTGACCTTACATTAGGTATCATACGTGAATCTAAAACTATCAGAAACTTATTTGAAAAATTATATGTATAA